A segment of the Acidobacteriota bacterium genome:
CGGCGGCGACGGCGGCGGACCTGATCCGGAACGGAACGGAGCGCTCGATCCTCGCGGTGCGCGAGGACGGCGCCTTCCGGACCAACCTGATCCTGACGAACGCCACCGAGGCCGCGCTGGCCGTGGACGTCAGGCTCGTGGGCGGGGACGGGGCCACGCTGGGGACGAAGACGTACGCGCTGCAGCCCCTCGGGATGACGCAGGTATCGAGGGTCGTCCGGGACGTGGGCGTCGGGACGGATGTCTCCGGGGCGCGGCTCGTGCTTTCGACGCCGACGGCGGGGGGCAGCTTCGCGGCCTACGCGTCCGCGATCGACAACGTCACGAACGACCCGAGGACACTCCTGCCGGAGGTGATTGCCGGGGGTCGGCGGGCTCGGGGGGCGGGGGGCGTTGGGTGGCGGGGGGGGGTTTCCGGGGGGGGGGGGGGGGGGGGGGGGGGGGGGGGGGGGGGGGGGGGGGGGGGGGGGGGGGTGGGGCGGGCCGGGGGGTGGGTTGGGGGGGGGGGGGGGGGGGGGGGGGGGGGGGGGGGGGGGGGGGGGGGGGGGGGTTGGGGGGGGGGGGGGGGGGGGGGGGGGGCGGCGGGGGGGGGGGGGGGGGCGGGGGGGGGGGGGGGGGGGGGGGGGGGGGGGGGGGGGGGGGGGGGTGGGGGGGGGGGGTGGGCCGGGGTTCCCCTGGGGGGGCGGCCGGGGGGGGGGGGGGGGGGGGGGGGGGGGGGGGGGGGGGGGGGGGGGGGGGGGGGGGGGCCCGGGGGGGGGGGGGGGGGGGGCCGGGCCCGCGGGGGGGGGGGGGGGGGGCGGCGGGGGGGGGGGGGGGGGGGGGGGGGGGGGGGGGGGGGGGGGGGGGGGGGGGGGGGGGGGGGGGGGGGGGGGGGGGGGGGGGGGGGGGGGGGGGGGGGGGGGGGGGGGGGGGGGGGGGGGGCGGGGGGGGGGGGGGGGGGGGGGGGGGGGGCCAACGGGTATAGACCCGGGGGGGGGGGGGGGGGGGGGCGGGCGGGGGGGGGGGGGGGGGGGGGGGGCGGGGGCGGGGGGGGGGGGGGGGGGCGGGGCGCCGGGGGGGGGGCCCGGGGGGGGGGGGGGGGGGGGGGGGGGGGGGGGGGGGGGGCTGGGGGTTCCGGCGCGGGGGGGGGGGGGGGGGGGGGGGGCGCCGGGGGGGGGGGGGGGGGGGGGGCCCGGGGGCCCGGGGGGGGGGGGGGGGGGGGGTGCCGCGGGGGGGGGGGCCGGGGGGGGGGGGGGGGGGGGGGGGGGGGGGGGGGGGGGGGGGGGGGGGGGGGGGGGGGGGGGGGGGGGGGGGGGTGGGGGGGGGGGGGGGGGGGGCCGGGGGGGGGGGGGGGGGGGGGGGGGGGGGGGGGGGGGGGGGGGGGGGGGGGGGGGGGGGGGGGGGGCCGGGGGGGGGGGGGGGGGGGGGGGGGGGGGGGGGGGGGGGGGGGGGGGGGGGGGGGGGGGGGGGGGGGGGGCGGGGTTGGGGGGGGGGGGGGGGGGGCGCCCGGGGGGGGGGGGGGGGGGGGGGGCGGGGGGGGGGTTGGGGCGGGGGGGGTTGGGGGGGGGGGGGGGGGGGGGGGCCGGGCGGGGGGGGGGGGGGGGGGGGGGGGGGGGGGGTTGGGGGGGGGGGGGGGGGGGGGGGGGGGGGGGGGGGGGGGGGGGGGGGGGGGGGGGGGGGGGGGGGGGGGGGGGGGGGGGGGGGGGGCCCCCGGGGGGGGGGGGGGGGGGGGGGGGGGGGGGGGGGGGGGGGGGGGGGGGGGGGGGGGGGGGGGGGGGGGGAAGGGGGGGGGGGGGGGGGGGGGGGGGGGGGGGGGGGGGGGGGGGGGGGGGGGGGGGGGGGGGGGGGGGGGGGGGGGGGGCCGGGGGGGGGGGGGGGGGGGGGGGGGGGGGGGGCCCCGGCCGGGCGGGGGGGGGGGGGGGGGGGGGGGGGGGGGGGGGGGGGGGGGCGGCGGGGGGGGGGGGGGGGGGGGGGGGGGGGGGGGGGGCCGGGGGGGGGGGGGGGGGGGGGGGGGCCCCCGGGGGGGGGGGGGGGGCGGGGGGGGGGGCCCCCCCGGGGGGGGGCCGGGGGGGGGGGCCCCGGGGGGGGGCCCCCGGGGGGGGGGGGGCGGGGGGGGGGGGGGGGGGGGGGGGGGGGGGGGGGCGGGGGGGGGGGGGGGGGGGGGGGGGGGGGGGGGGCCCCGGGGGGGGGGGGGGGGGGGGGGGGGGGGGGGGGGGGGGGGGGGGGGGGGGGGGGGGGGGGGGGGGGGGGGGGGGGGGGGGGGGGGGGGGGGGGGGTGCGGGGGGGGGGGGGGGGGGGGGGGGAGCGGGGGGGGGGGGGGGGGGGGGGGGGGGCCGGGGGGGGGGGGGGGGGGGGGGGGGGGGGGGGGGGGGGGGGGGGGGGGGGGGGGGGGGGGGGGCCGGGGGGGGGGGGGGGGGGGGCGGGGGGGGGGGGGGGGGGGGGGGGGGGGGCCGGGGGGGGGGGGGGGGGGGGGGGGGGGGGGGGGGGGGGGGGGGGGGGCTCGGGGGGGGGGGGGGGGGGGGGGGGGGGGGTGGGGGGGGGGGCGGGGGGGGGGGGGGGGGGGGGGGGGGGGGGGGGGGGGGGGGGGGGGGGGGGGGGGGGGGGGGGGGGGGGGGGGGGGGGGGGCGGGGGGGGGGGGGGGGGGGGGGGGGGGGGGGGGGGGGGGGGGGGCCCCGGGGGGGGGGGGGGGGGGGGGGGGGGGCCGCGGGGGGGGGGGGGGGGGGGGGGGGGGGGGGGGGGGGGGGGGGGGGGGGGGGGGGGGGGGGGGGGGGGGGGGGGGGGGGGGGGGGGGGGGGGGGGGGGGGGGGGGGGGGGGGGGGGGGGGGGGGGGGGCGGGGGGGGGGGGGGGGGGGGGGGGGGGGGGGGGGGGGGGGGGCGGGGGGGGGGGGGGGGGGGGGGGCGGGGGGGGGGGGGGGGGGGGGGGGGGGGGGGGGGGGGGGGGGGGGGGCGGGGGGGGGGGGCCCCCCCCGGGGGGGGCGCCTGGGGGGGGGGGGGGGGGGGGGGGGGTTGGGGGGGGGGGGGGGGGCGGGGGCGGGGGGGGCCCGCCCCGGGCCGGCGTCCGGACTCAGCGGCGGTAGGCCGAATCGTGATCGGGATGCAGCGAGATGAAGCGGAGGAAATCGCCTTCCCGGAAGGCGAACGCGCGGACCTTCTGGCTCAGGCGGAGCGAATGGACGCCCGCGCCGTTCGGAGCCTTCAGATGCCGGATCTCTTCCCAGCGGAAGCCGGTATGCCGATAGACCGCGCTCCAGTCCAGCTCGCGGAGACGGAGCAAGGACGCGACGACCTGCTTCAGTTCCTGCGTCTCGAGGCGAAAGAAGACGTCCTGAAACTCGGGACTGTTGAGGTCGAGCCGGACCCGTTTAGCGGCGGCGGCCACGCGAACGGGCCTTTCCTTTCACGGCGCGCGTCAGGAGACCGTCGACGTCGGTCTGCTCCGGCGTCGTCGCGGCGGCCCAGGTGAGGCCGCGCGCGATCCGCGAGCGGTCGGGCTCCTGCAGTGTCCAGAGCTGACTCTCGGGCACCACCGCCACGGCCGTGAGGACGATGACCCCTTCTCCGCGGTGCTCGACCCTGAGGGCCCTGCCCGCGTAGCTCTTCCCGAGCGAAATCTGGCCGCTTTTCCCGACGACCTTGATGTCCGAACCGCTGACCTGAGGCATGCGCTGTTCTCCTGCCGTCATGCTATCATGCCGTCGTGCCGCCGGCCGTTCGCGGCGGAGCCCACGGCGTGGGGCCGCCGGAAGCGGCGCGTGCTAGCGTTTCGCTCTCATGGCGCCCTTTCCCGACACGCGCGGGTCCCTCGTCGCCGCGGTCACGGGCGGCGACGCCGCCGCGCGCTCGCGCGCGCTCGAGACGCTCGCGGAGGCGTACTGGAAGCCGGTCTACACGTACGTGCGGCTGAAGGCCGGACTCTCGCACGAGGAAGCCGCCGACCTCACGCAGGAGCTCTTCACGAAGCTCGTCGAAAAGGAATGGCTGTCCCGCTTCGACCCGTCGAAGGCGCGCCTGAGGACGTATCTGCGCGTCCTCGTCGACGGATTGGTTGCGAACGAATGGAAGGCCCGGACCCGCCTCAAGCGCGGCGGAGAGATGAAGTTTGTTTCGTTCGACGTCGACGCCGTTCGGCGCGAGGTCGAGGAACGTCCGGGCGCTTGCGACCTTTCGCCGGAAGACTTCTTCGAAAGGGAGTGGGCGAGGAGCGTCTTTTCGGTGGCGGTCGAGCGTTTCCGGGCCCTGTGCGCCTCGAATGGGCACTCGATTCGATTCGCGCTCTTCACAGCCTACGACCTCGAAGGGGACGCGGCCGCGGCGCGGCCGCGGTACGAGGACCTCGCGCTCCGCTTCGGGACGACCGCCGTCGACGTCACGAACCAGCTCGCGGCGGCCCGGCGCGACTTCCGCCGCATCGTCCTCGACGTCCTTCGGGAGCTGACGGTCTCCGACGCGGAGTTCCGTACCGAGGCGCGCGCGCTTCTCGGAGTGGAGCCGCCCCCGTGACGCTCCCCGATTCGGCCGTCGCGCGGCTGCGGGAGGCGGTGCGCTCGCCGGATCTCTCCGGCACGCGCTACCGGCTGGCCGGGACGGTCGGGACCGGTGGCATGGGCGCGGTCTTCGAGGTGGAGGACGAAATCCTCGGCCGGCGCCTCGCGCTCAAAGTCGTGGACGTGTCCCTCGAAGGCGAGGGGCCCGCTGAGGCGCTGATGGCCGAAGCCCGGGTGCTCGCCCGGCTCGAACACCCCGGCCTCGTCCCCGTGCACGACGCGGGCCTGTTGCCCGACGGGCGCGCGTTCTACGCGATGAAGCTCGTCCGGGGCGAAGGCCTCGCCGCGGCCGCCGCGCGAACCGGGACGCTGCCGGAGCGGCTGCGGCTCTTCCTGAGGGTGTGCGAGCCCGTCGCGTTTGCGAACGCGGCCGGTGTCGTCCACCGGGATCTCAAGCCCTCCAACGTCATGGTGGGCCCGTTCGGCGAGGTGCTCGTGCTCGACTGGGGGCTCGCCCGCGCGGCGGCGTCCGTGACGGCGGACGCATCCGGCACGCCCGGGTTCATGGCGCCGGAGCAGGCCGCGGGCGGTCCCGTCGACGTGCGCGCGGACGTCTACGGGCTGGGCGCGGTCCTTGACGCGTTGCTTCGGGTGGCGCCGGCGCAGGATCCGCCCAAAGCCCTCGCGGCGATCGTGGCGCGGGCGACGGCGCAGGATCGCGGCGAGAGGTATCCCGACGTTTCCGCGCTCGCAGCCGACGTCGCGAGGTTCCTCGACGGGGAGCGCGTCGAGGCCCACGCCGAAGGGCCCGCCGAGCGGGCGCTCCGGATCCTGAAGCGTCACCGGGTCGCGGTCGGGCTCGTCGCGGTCTATCTCATCACGCGCGGGCTCTTTATCCTGCTGCGACGTTAAAGGAATTCCCCGGCGCGTTGAATGGATCCTCAGGAGGACACGATGAACAAGGTTCTGCTCGGATTGCTCGTTGGGGCGGCGCTGGGGGCCGTCGACGGACTCACGGCGTGGTTCACGCCGGAGGTGAGATCGCAGATCGTAGGCATCGTGGCGGGGTCGACGTTCAAGGGCCTCGTGGCGGGCGTCCTGATCGGCGTCTTCGCGCGGAAGGTCCGGTCCGTGCCCGCCACGCTCGTCTTCGGGACCGCGCTTGGTCTCATCTTCGCGTTCCTCGTCGCGAACATGCAGGGCAAGTACTACTTCGAGATCATGCTGCCCGGCGCGATCGTCGGCCTGCTGACCGGCTACGCGACGCAGCGCTACGGGCGGAAGCCGGAGGCCACGACCGCGTAGACTCACCCGAAGCACGTTGTTGACTCCCGGCACCCGTCTCGGCTCCTACGAAGTCCTCTCGCCGCTCGGCGCGGGCGGGATGGGGGAGGTTTACCGCGCGAAGGACCTTCGGCTCGCGAGGGAAGTCGCAATAAAGGTACTGCCGGAGGATTTCTTAGAAGGTGAAGAGAGAAAGCTGCGGTTCGAAAGGGAGGCCCGGGCGCTCGCCGCGCTGAATCACCCAAATATCGCGGCGGTCCATTCATTCGAAGAAAGCGGCGGACGCCACATCCTGGTCATGGAGCTGATCGAGGGAGCGACGCTGCGCGCGAAGCTCGCCGAGGGTCCGCTGCCGACGAAGAAGATCCTCTCGATTGCCTCGCAGGTGGCCGAAGGGCTCGCGAAGGCCCACGCGGCGGGAATCGTGCATCGGGATCTCAAGCCCGAGAACCTGATGGTCACGCCCGACGGCCTCGTGAAGATCCTGGACTTCGGCCTCGCCAAGCTCTCGGGTCCGCCCGAGGCGTCCGGCGAGGCGTCGGTCGCGCCGACCGTGTCGGGAGGCACGGAACCGGGAATGATCATGGGCACGGTGGCGTACATGTCGCCCGAGCAGGCCGTCGGCAGGCCGGTGGATTTCCGGTCGGACCAGTTCTCGCTCGGAGCGGTGATCTACGAAATGGTCGCGGGACGCCGCCCGTTCGAGCGCCCGACGCGTCCGGAGACGCTGACCGCGATCCTCCGGGAGGAGCCCGAGCCCCTGTCGTCGACGGCCCTCGCGACGCCGGCGCCGCTGCGGTGGATCGTGGAGCGCTGCCTCGCGAAGGATCCCGACGACCGCTACGCCTCGACGAGGGATCTCGCTCGCGATCTTTCGCAGACGGCGGCGCGGCTCTCTTCGATGTCTGAACCGGGTCCGGCGGCGGCGGGGACCGCGCCGCGCCGGGGCGCAGGCGCGCGCTCTCTCCTCGTCCTCCTCGGCGCCGTCCTCGGTCTCCTCACCGCCTTCGCGGTGGTGAGGGTCCGGGGGCTCTCGCGACCCGAGACCTCGCCGCGGCTCACGCGCGCCACGCTCTCGCCCGGACTCCAGCAGCAGCCCGCCTTTTCGCCCGACGGGAAATTCCTCGCCTACGTCACGGACGAGCGCGGGAGCCTCGACGTCGTGGTCGAGCCGCGCGGTGGCGGGGCGCCCATCCGCGTCGCCGCGACGGATGCCGACGAGACGCACCCGGCCTGGTCCCCCGACGGGACGAAGATCGCCTTCTGCTCCGCCCGCGACCACGGCGGGCGGCTCGGCGTCGTCCTCGGGCAGACGGAGCTCACGGAGCTCGTGGACGGGCGCGCCGGAGACCTCTTCATCGCGCCCGCTCTCGGCGGGGCGGCCGTCAAGCTCGTGGACGACGGCTACTACCCGGCCTGGTCGCCGGACGGGAAGCGCGTCGTCTTCCAGTCGAACCGCGGTGGGAAATGGGACCTCTGGACGATCTCCGCCGAGGGCGGGCCGCCCGCCCGGCTCACCGACGACGCCGACTTCAACTACCAGCCGAGCTGGTCTCCCGACGGAAAGTGGATCGCTTACGCATCGCGCGCCGCGGGAGGCGTCTTCAGTCTGCGCGCCGTCGCCGCGGCGGGCGGCGCGCCGGCGGAGCTGACGCGCGGGAAGGCGCTCGTCCTCCACCCTTCGTGGTCGCCCGAAGGTCGCTCCCTCGTTTACTCGGCCTTCGACAACGTCACGAACCTTTGGGAGCTGCCGGTCTCGAACGGCAAGGTGGCCGGCGCGCCCCGCCGCGTCACGCTCGGCCCGGGACAGGACGTGGACGCCACGGTGAGCCGCGACGGCAAATCCATCGCGTTCGCGACGACAAGGACCAACGGCGACATCTGGGAGCTGTCACTTCCCTCGGGGGCGCTCCGGCAGGTCACGTCCGAGACCACGCTCGAGCAGTATCCGGCGCTCTCGCCCGACGGCAAGACGCTGCTGGCCGAGTCGGACCGCACGGGCCGGATCGCCCTCTGGACGCTCGACCCTTCCGGCAGGTTCCGCGAGCAGGTCTCGGCGATCGACCAGAACGGCGGACAGTGGTCCGCGGACGGCCGTCAGGTGGCGTACGTCCTCCGGGGGACGATCCACCTCCACACGCTCGGGAACGTCGGCGGGACTGACACCGGCATCCGGTCTTCGGGCGCGGGCGAGTTTTCCCCGGACGGGACGACCCTCGCGTTCGCGGTGCCGGGCGAGCCGCTCTCCCTTTACACGGTCGCCACGAAGGCGGTTCGCCGCCTCGGGGCGGTCCCGGGCGCCCGGAACGTCGGGGACGCCTCCTGGTCGCCGGACGGACGGGCTCTCGCGGCGCACGTCCAGAAAGATGCGACGCGCGAGCTGTGGATCCTCCCCGCGGACGGGAGCGCGCCGAGGCGGCTCACGGACGGTGCGTTCGAGGACTCGCACGCCCGCTGGTCACCCGCGAACCCCGACGAGATCCTGTTCCTGCGTGACCACCGCCGGATCTGCGTGATTTCCGTGGCGACCGGCCGCGTCCGCGAGCTGCCCGTCAAGCAGGACGGCACGTTCTTCCTCGACTACCCTTCTTTCACGCGCGACGGGAAGAAGGTCTTCTTCAGCATCCACAAGAAGGCCGGGAACATCTACGTGATCGAACGGTGAAGAAGTGGTGGAGCTGAACGGGATCGAACGCGCCCGCCTGCCTGGCGCGCACGCTCCCTGGGGGGGCGAGGCGGGGGCCGGACGGGTGGGAGGTGAGAGAATGAAATGGTGGAGCTGAACGGGATCGAACCGTCGACCTCCTGAATGCCATTCAGGCGCTCTCCCAACTGAGCTACAGCCCCACCCGGGTCGGAGAGACCGGGGAAAGTAGCATCACCCCCGCTCCCGGTCAAACGAGGGGATTCCGGGCTTCGACGCGTGGGGGGCTGGTCCGCCTCAGGCGGTCGAGCTCGTCGAGAGTCCCGACGCCGCCTCGAGGACGCGCTCCCGCGCCCGCTCGATGAGCGGCCCCGGCGTCCGCCGGAGGTTTCGCGCGAGACCGGTGACCTTCAGGACGAGGATCGCCCATTTGTTCGGATCCCAGTGGTACCAGCGGAGGCCGTTGCGGAAGTCGGACGGAAACGTGTGGTGAAAGTTGTGGAACCCTTCGCCGTGCGTGAAGAACGCGAGGAACCAGTTGTCGCGCGCCGAGACCTCGGTCGAGTACGGCCGCTTGCCCCAAACGTGCGCCGCGGAGTTGATGAGGAACGTCGTGTGGTGGACGAGGACGATCCTCAGGAACCCGCCCCAGAGGAGGCCCCCCAGCGGCCGCCCGAAGAACGCGCCGATGAGCGTCGGCAGGCCGAGGCCGACGCCGATCCCGAGGAAGCGGGACCAGCGGTGCTGCCACATGACGCGCGGGTTCTTCAGGAGGTCGGGCACGTTTTCGAAGCTCGCGTCCGGGGGCTGCTTGTAGAACACCCAGAAGACGTGCGCCCAGAGGAACCCGCGGTTCACCGAGTACGGGTCGCGGTCCGTGTCCGTGTAGCGGTGGTGATCGCGGTGGTCGCGCGCCCAGCGCAGCGCGGAGTTCTGGAGCGCGAGCGCCCCGAAGAAGAGGAGGACGGACTCGGCCGCGGGGTGGCAGTCGTATGTGCGGTGCGCGAAGCAGCGGTGGTAGCCGGAGCCGATCCCGATCCCGATCGCCATGAAGAGCGCGAGCGCGAGAACCGGCTCCCACCAAACGATTCCGTGCGTGGCGGCGTACCAGGCCGTGCCGCCGAAGCCGACCACGGGCGTGAGGCAGAGAAAGAGGATGTTTACCCAGTCCGGCGAGGGTTTACGCATAGGAGATGGAGTTTACGCGCTCTTCTGCGACGGCGTCTCGGGCGCCGGGACGGACCCTGGCGGATCATGGGCGCGTGGACCGTGCCGCCGCCCCATCTCTCGCCCGCCGCGTCGCCGAGGCCGGCGGAGCCGTTCCGTTCGAGAGGTGGATGGATCTCGCGCTGCACGACGCGGAGCTCGGGTACTACGCGCGCAATATCCGGGACGTCGGCCGGCGCGGCGACTTCGCGACGGCCTCGACGTTGCACCCCGCGCTCGGCGAGGCGGTGGCCGCGTGGGCGGCCGGGCGGCGGCGCGCGCTCGGCGGCCCGTTCGCGCGCTGGGATCTCGTCGAACTGGGCCCCGGCTCGGGCGCGCTCGCCGAGGCGGTCCTCGCGTCGCTGCCGCTGCTCGCCCGGCGGACGGTCAAGCTACACCTCGTCGAGACCTCGCCGGTACTTGCGGAGGCGCAGCGTGCGCGCCTTGGGGCGCGCGCGACGTGGCACGGGACGATGGAGGACGCGCTCGCCGCCTGCGGCGGCCGGGCGGTCGTCTACGCCTCGGAGCTGCTCGACGCTTTTCCCGTGCGGGTCCTGAGGCGGTCGGGCAGCGGGTGGCAGGCGCTCTGGATCTCTTTGAAAGGGGATCAGTGGCGGGAGGTATGGCGGCCTGCGCCGAGTGACGGCCCCGGAGGCGCGGCGCCCGGCGCCTTCAGCGCTCTTTCTCGGACGTGGCCCGAGGGGCAGCGCGTCGAAATCGCACCGTCCGTCCGCTCCCTCTTCCTTTCAAAGAAGTCTTTCTCTTCTCTTCTGTCCGGTTCTGTCCTCCTCCTCGACTACGGCGACACGATCGAGACGCTCTACGACCGGAGGCCTCTTGGTACGGTGCGCGGTTACGCGCACCACCAGCGCCTGGAGGGGGAGGAGCTCTACCGCTGGGGCGGGAAGGCGGACGTGACGGCTGATGTGAACTTCACGGACATTGCCGCGTGGGCCTCCGAGGCGGGGTTCGACGTCTCGCCGCTCGAGACGCAAGGCGCGTTCCTCGCCCGGCACGTCCCCGATGCCGTGGCGCGCGCGGCGCGCGAGCCCGCCCTCGCGTTCCTCCTCGACCCGCGCGGCGCGGGGACGGGCTTCAAGGCGCTGGAGCTGGGGAGACGCTAGGGAAGGTATTCCTTCGGGATCTTCACGGCCTCGGACTCGGCTTCCCAGAAGATCGTCACGACCCACCAGCGCGTCCCGTCGAAGAGCAGCTGGAACGAGTTGATGCCGCGGACGAACGGCGCCGCGTCCGTTTGGGTCGTGCCGCGCCTCGTAGGTCGAGAAGACTTGCACGATGTGTCCGAATCTCTCGACGCGGCGCGCGACCTCCTTTTCGAAGAACGCCGTCGTCTCGAAGACCGGCTCCGAGCGCCGGATGTAGCCGTCCGGGTCATAGACGCGCGGGCCGAAGTCGCCCGCCGGGCGCGGCCCGGTCGGGATCAACCGCGCGCCGTCCGCGAAGAGAGAGCGGAAGCGCTCCCAGTCCCGTTTTTGTCCGGCCGGCCCGGAGATCACGTCGTACACGGCCGCGACGAGCGCCTCCGGTGAGGAGACGTCGGCGGGCCGGCCGGGCCGCGCCGCCCGCATCGGGATCGCGCCCGCGGCCGCCGCGAACGCGACGAGGGCGGCGTTCACCTCGGCCGGTCTCTCGAGCATGACGAAATGTCCAGTACCGGCGATCTCGACGATCGTGGCGTCCGGGTTCAGCGTCTTCACGTAGGCGAAGTAATCCGCATTCCACATCGGGCTCTTCGCGACGAGGACGAGGAGCGGCACCTTGATCGGATCGTCCGTCCAGACCGCGAGGTCGAACATCCCCTTCATCGCGCTCGCGGCGACGGGCTGCGTGAATCCGGCCGCCATCTTCCGGACGTCGGCCTTGACGGAGTCCGGCGTCGCCGGCGTGAACGTGGACTCGAAAAACCCGCTCATCGCCTTCTCGAAGTCCGGTCCCGAGAAGCGCGCGACGAACGCGTCGACCTGCGCAGGGTCCTTGAAATACGACCGCAGCGCCCCGTCCACGGCGGCGATTCCGAGCGTCTTCGCGGGGTACCTGCGCCAGAACTGCCGCGCCACGGGCGTCCCCATGCTGTGGCCGACGAGAAGCGCGCGCTCCACGCCGGCATCGCGCATGACGGCGTCGACGGACGCGGCGAACCGATCCATCGTGTAGTCGACGTTGGGCCGGTCGCTCCTTCCGTGGCCGGGCAGGTCCACGAACAGCATCCGTGCCTTGCCGTCGAAGGCGCTCGCCTGCGCGCGCCACGACGTCATGTCGCACGCGAGGCCGTGGATGAAGACGACGGCCGTCTTCGCCGCGGGGTCGTCTAGGCTCTTGTAGTGGACCTTGACGCCCTCGGACGTCGCGAACCGCGACGGCGCGGCGTCGAGGGGATCGGGGAGGGGAGACGAGAGGAGATTCTCGGAAAGAAAGAGAGCAAGGGCCGCGGCGGCGCCTCGCGAAAGGGCTGGTCGAGTGGGGAATGCCATGTCCACCTTCCCGTGGGAACGATTTGGAGCTTGCCCATTGTCTCGCGCCAGCGGGTCCATACGGGGTACGACGTCCTTTGCGAGTCTGAGCATCACGGCGAACCGGCCACCCTTCTGAGCCAGTTCAGGACCGTCGTCGCCACGAGTTCCGGAAGTCCTTCTCCGCCCCCAGGAAGCGGCGCCGAGAGGCCGTGGTCCATTCCGGGTACCGTCAGGAGCTGCGCGGCGCCGGGCGTGTTCCGGTTCACCATCGCCACGACCCTTTCGTGATCGCTCCGGCTCATCACGAGGTCGGCTTCTCCGAAGACGGCGAGCGTGGGCCGATCGACCTTCTCCCACGCCGCGCTCACGTTCGTCGCCTGGAGCTGCTGAAGGAATCGGATCGGCCGCCCGTACTGATGCGCCGGCGCATCCTCCCAGACGAGCCCGAGCGCCGGCTTCCTCCGGATCGCCTCCGCAGGCGTCAGGCCGCCCTCCAGCACGAGACCGTAGAGCTCGGCGAGACGGCGCATGCGGGTCGACACGTCGCCCGCGGAGAGGCCTGCGGCTTCCAGCCGCCGCCTCTCGAACTCGAGGAGCCGCTCGAGCCACGTCCGCACCCAGCTGTTCAGGAACAGGTACCCCCGCGTCTCCTCGCGCGGCGCGACGAGGGGGAGCAGGCCGCCGGCGAAGCTCTGGCCCATCGCGACGATCCGCGCCGGATCCACCCAGCGGTGCTTCTTCAGCGCGTCGAACGCAGACCGGTTCCCGGCGAGCTCCGTGTCGAGATCGGTCTCGCTGCACACGCCCTCGCTGTCCCCAACGCCCGGCTTCTCGACCCTCATGAGGACGAGCCCCGACTCCGATGCGATGCGATAGAGGAGTGTCTCGATCCCGCCGCGCGCTCCCGGCGCCGCCTCGACCGAATCGCAGCTGAGCCAGGGGATGAAGAACACCGCCGGCAGCCGCTTCGCGACCGCGCGCGGCCGCGAGACGATGACACGCTGCCGCGCACCGGAGCGCGGGTTTCGGATTTCCTCGTACGAGAACTCGACGCCCGGCATGTCGTCGAGGGGCATCGCATCGAAGACGACCCGTACGGCGAAGGGCTCTTCCCCGCGGACGATCCGGAGCGTTGCCGGCTCCCCGGACCGGAGCGCCGCCAGGCCCGCGTCCGCGTCGAGCCCCGTGGCGAACGTCCGCTCGCCGATGCCGACGAGTCGATCGCCGGCCCGCAGGCCCGCACGCTCGGCCGCCGCCCCGGGCGCAACCCGGACGACCTGGAGCCCTTTGCCGGGCGTGAGGTTCCCGGCCGCGAACCCGAGGTCGGCACGGCGTCGAAGCGACTCCGCTCCGTTCGCCAGGGCCTTGCTCTTCGCCCTCGCGCCGCCGGGACAACGGACCGCGACGAACGCGGCAACGAGCGCTGCGAAGAAGGCCGCCGTCACGCCCACGCGGCGTCGTTTGGTCGATTCCATCGATGTTCTCCCGCAGCCGGTCCTGTTCGGCTGCTCTGCCGTTCTCGTGCTTCGCAACCTAGGGCGCAAGGGCCTGCCCGGGCCTGGCGAAAAC
Coding sequences within it:
- a CDS encoding serine/threonine protein kinase, coding for MTLPDSAVARLREAVRSPDLSGTRYRLAGTVGTGGMGAVFEVEDEILGRRLALKVVDVSLEGEGPAEALMAEARVLARLEHPGLVPVHDAGLLPDGRAFYAMKLVRGEGLAAAAARTGTLPERLRLFLRVCEPVAFANAAGVVHRDLKPSNVMVGPFGEVLVLDWGLARAAASVTADASGTPGFMAPEQAAGGPVDVRADVYGLGAVLDALLRVAPAQDPPKALAAIVARATAQDRGERYPDVSALAADVARFLDGERVEAHAEGPAERALRILKRHRVAVGLVAVYLITRGLFILLRR
- a CDS encoding fatty acid desaturase produces the protein MRKPSPDWVNILFLCLTPVVGFGGTAWYAATHGIVWWEPVLALALFMAIGIGIGSGYHRCFAHRTYDCHPAAESVLLFFGALALQNSALRWARDHRDHHRYTDTDRDPYSVNRGFLWAHVFWVFYKQPPDASFENVPDLLKNPRVMWQHRWSRFLGIGVGLGLPTLIGAFFGRPLGGLLWGGFLRIVLVHHTTFLINSAAHVWGKRPYSTEVSARDNWFLAFFTHGEGFHNFHHTFPSDFRNGLRWYHWDPNKWAILVLKVTGLARNLRRTPGPLIERARERVLEAASGLSTSSTA
- a CDS encoding serine/threonine-protein kinase, encoding MLTPGTRLGSYEVLSPLGAGGMGEVYRAKDLRLAREVAIKVLPEDFLEGEERKLRFEREARALAALNHPNIAAVHSFEESGGRHILVMELIEGATLRAKLAEGPLPTKKILSIASQVAEGLAKAHAAGIVHRDLKPENLMVTPDGLVKILDFGLAKLSGPPEASGEASVAPTVSGGTEPGMIMGTVAYMSPEQAVGRPVDFRSDQFSLGAVIYEMVAGRRPFERPTRPETLTAILREEPEPLSSTALATPAPLRWIVERCLAKDPDDRYASTRDLARDLSQTAARLSSMSEPGPAAAGTAPRRGAGARSLLVLLGAVLGLLTAFAVVRVRGLSRPETSPRLTRATLSPGLQQQPAFSPDGKFLAYVTDERGSLDVVVEPRGGGAPIRVAATDADETHPAWSPDGTKIAFCSARDHGGRLGVVLGQTELTELVDGRAGDLFIAPALGGAAVKLVDDGYYPAWSPDGKRVVFQSNRGGKWDLWTISAEGGPPARLTDDADFNYQPSWSPDGKWIAYASRAAGGVFSLRAVAAAGGAPAELTRGKALVLHPSWSPEGRSLVYSAFDNVTNLWELPVSNGKVAGAPRRVTLGPGQDVDATVSRDGKSIAFATTRTNGDIWELSLPSGALRQVTSETTLEQYPALSPDGKTLLAESDRTGRIALWTLDPSGRFREQVSAIDQNGGQWSADGRQVAYVLRGTIHLHTLGNVGGTDTGIRSSGAGEFSPDGTTLAFAVPGEPLSLYTVATKAVRRLGAVPGARNVGDASWSPDGRALAAHVQKDATRELWILPADGSAPRRLTDGAFEDSHARWSPANPDEILFLRDHRRICVISVATGRVRELPVKQDGTFFLDYPSFTRDGKKVFFSIHKKAGNIYVIER
- a CDS encoding sigma-70 family RNA polymerase sigma factor, which gives rise to MAPFPDTRGSLVAAVTGGDAAARSRALETLAEAYWKPVYTYVRLKAGLSHEEAADLTQELFTKLVEKEWLSRFDPSKARLRTYLRVLVDGLVANEWKARTRLKRGGEMKFVSFDVDAVRREVEERPGACDLSPEDFFEREWARSVFSVAVERFRALCASNGHSIRFALFTAYDLEGDAAAARPRYEDLALRFGTTAVDVTNQLAAARRDFRRIVLDVLRELTVSDAEFRTEARALLGVEPPP
- a CDS encoding SAM-dependent methyltransferase; this translates as MDRAAAPSLARRVAEAGGAVPFERWMDLALHDAELGYYARNIRDVGRRGDFATASTLHPALGEAVAAWAAGRRRALGGPFARWDLVELGPGSGALAEAVLASLPLLARRTVKLHLVETSPVLAEAQRARLGARATWHGTMEDALAACGGRAVVYASELLDAFPVRVLRRSGSGWQALWISLKGDQWREVWRPAPSDGPGGAAPGAFSALSRTWPEGQRVEIAPSVRSLFLSKKSFSSLLSGSVLLLDYGDTIETLYDRRPLGTVRGYAHHQRLEGEELYRWGGKADVTADVNFTDIAAWASEAGFDVSPLETQGAFLARHVPDAVARAAREPALAFLLDPRGAGTGFKALELGRR